gacaaaagcatggattaacttGTCTGCATCAGTTTTGGACAGAACGtgttctgatttttgcaatgttaccaagatggaaaaaagctgtccttgaaattgCCTTGATGTGTTCATCAAAAGAgatatcagggtccagagtaatgccgaggtccttcacagttttatttgaaacGTCTGTACAACCATAAAaataattgtcagatccaacagaagacctctttgtttcttgggacctagaactagcatctctgttttgtctgagtttaaaagtaaaacatttgcctccatccacttccttatgtctgaaacacaggcttccagagatggcaattttggggcttcaccacgtttcatcaaaatgtacagctgtgtatcgtccgcatagcagtgaaagttaacattatgtttccgaataacatcaccaagaggtaaaatatatagtgtaaactagtggtcctaaaacagaacctttaGGAACACCGAAACTTACAGTTACTTTGTCAGAGGACAagccatccacagagacaaactgatatctttccgacagataagatctaaaccaggccagaacttgtctgtgtagaccaatttgggtttccaatctctacAAAAGAATGTCAtgatcgatggtgtcaaaagcagcactaaggtctaggagcacaaggacagatgcagagccttggtctgacgccattaaaaggttatttaccaccttcacgagagcagtctcagtgctatgatggggtctaaaatcAGACTGAAGCGTTTTATACATGGTCTTCAGGAAGGCAATGAGTTGCTGCGCTACAGATTTTTCTACAATTTTTGAGTGGAATGGGAGATTCaatataggctgatagttttttatattttctggtttGTCTTTTTCACCAGAGGCTTTATTGCTGCCACTTTAAGTGAGTTTGGTACGCATCTGGTGGATAGGgggctgtttattatgttcaacataggagggccaagcacaggaagctctAACAGAGCAGTTCACTCCTCACGGTATGATAGAGTGGCTTGGGGGTAAGGGGGTAACCATCCACTGCTCACTGCTTggcggagggtgtgtgtgtgtgggggggggggtggggggggttgcgGTACTCCTCTGCCCGCTGCCTGGCTCAGAGTATGTCCAGGGAAGAGGCTCTGCCAGGCCTCAATTATGGGGGAGTCATCCAGGACACACTGAAGCAATTACAGTCCCGTATAAATCAATATGCTGCTGGTTTAAAAAGTGATCTGCTCCCAACACTCTCTGGATAGGTTCTGACTCAGGAGGTCAGTTTAGATTTTTTGTTGAGTTCTTCATAACAATTTTTTTGAAACTGGGCAGAGACTGTTCCTGCCTGTTGAACTAGGTTGAATTGGCATGGACTGGGCTTTCAGATCTGTTTTATGATCAGGTGGGCAATGCTGGGCATGGACTATGGCTTTAGTTTGCTCTTGGGTCAGGTTAGTCTGAGTGTTCCATTTCAAATCAAACGGAATCGTTGTAGAGTTCAGATTGAGGTCAAGTTGGACAGCATTTTTGGTTTCCTGTGTTTTGTTTTCCATTGGTTCTGCTGCGCTCCTATGTAGTAATAGTTCACAACTAATCAGGCATGATCCAATGCAACACACGTGCGTGCACTCACATTGTGGGTTGTCTCCAAAAGACGATAGCATCTGAGGCTTCATCAAAATTAAGTTGTCAAATAATTTGTGTTGATGGCTTTATCCATTAACTCATCATCTCTGCAAACCATATTACACAGTAACTAAGTCCTCCTTGCCTGGATCAACAGAATTGTGGCTTGTTTTGAGACACTGCACATGTATTAACCATTATACTGTACTCCCTCCTTGTGGTATATTGAACACACTACATTTGTGGCAATGAACTGTTAACCCTCCAGTTCAGGAGATGGAGGTATGCACCTTCAGACTTGGGTTCATTTTGATTTCCAATAAAGAAGTAGAAAACTAAGCACCTCATTGGCTGATATACCCGGAAGAGCAAAATAATAGTGACGTCAGACTTGGGTCACAGTGAAGTCACATGAGGCGTAATAAAATGTCGATCTCGCTTTTGCAGATTTTCAGTAAGATATTACTATTAAACAAAGTAATAGCGAGTTAATCGACAGTTTGCCAAAACGATAAAAACATGGACGAGGACGGTTTACCGATTGTGGGATCAGGAATAGATCTGACCAAGGTGAGTGTTTTCCGTAGCCGAAGTTATCTTGGTGGCTACTGTAGCTAAATTAGCCATGATAGCTTCAGCTTGTTTTGTAAACAAGCTGAATGACTCTCAGCCAAATAATGTAATCAAGTAAATGTTGTATCTAACGAGTATGTGTAGTCAATGTTTTTGAACTCCCCAACTCTGTAAGTAAATAACAATGTTGTCCATGTTTTATTTTTCCCATGATACTGAATGATATGGTCACAGGTCCCAGCCATACAACAGAGGAGAGTCGTTGCCTATCTCAACCAGTTCATAGTGCACACTGTCCGCTTTCTCAATCGTTTTTCGACAGTTTGCGAAGAGAAACTTGCATGCATATCTCTTCGGATACAGCAGATTGAAACTACCCTCAGCATTTTGGAAGCAAAGGTAGGTAACCCAGCTTCTGTATGTGTTTTGTATACAATACTATGGCTTTACTCTTGTCTTTGATGTTGCTCTACTGTTATGTGCTTTGCTGCTCTGGGCATACCAATATGATAATGTCAGTGCGTCCTGATTTTGTTCTATGTAGCTCTCCTCTATTCCTGGTTTGGAGGATGTCAGGGTGGAGGGTGTTGGTCAGCGACCAGCTACAGAGGTTAATGGTCCAGTTGCAGTTGTGGTCCCAAGCCAACCAGAGACCCCTATAGCTGTGGCTGTGCCATTGCCACCTCCTGAGGTAACgcacacacagtgccttcagaaagtactcatacccttgattttaaaatggattaaatattttttttctcctgcatctatacacaataccccataatgacaaagtgaaaacatgtttttagacatgtttgctaatttattggaAAGTAATTCTCACCgttttgctatgacactccaaattgagctcaggtgcatccaatccttgagatgtcactacaactgtggccaattcaattgtttggacatgatttataaagaaacacctgtctatataaggtccaacatttgacagtgcatgtcagagcaggaactataccatgaagtccatATATCTCCAAGATATAATTGTGAAGAggcatatctggggaagggtataaactAGTGTTGAAAG
Above is a window of Oncorhynchus masou masou isolate Uvic2021 unplaced genomic scaffold, UVic_Omas_1.1 unplaced_scaffold_2588, whole genome shotgun sequence DNA encoding:
- the LOC135533690 gene encoding WASH complex subunit 3 → MDEDGLPIVGSGIDLTKVPAIQQRRVVAYLNQFIVHTVRFLNRFSTVCEEKLACISLRIQQIETTLSILEAKLSSIPGLEDVRVEGVGQRPATEVNGPVAVVVPSQPETPIAVAVPLPPPEASPNITEPRAAEAAGDSWMTVAKDPRYARYLKMVQVGVPVMAIKNKMVQEGLDPKLLDTPDAPVPDAVKKKTLDHDEDSDDGSESSFSD